GCAAAGCGCCTCCAACGGCCGGCCGTACGACGGGCACTTCGCGTGCATGCCCGTTCGCTTCTTTGCTAAGCACAAGCACGTGAACCGAATCCCATACTACCTACCCGTTGGCGACGAGGTGGATATTTTCCGCGCGGCTTACGAGTGCCGCCTACCGGTGTTGCTCAAAGGTCCCACTGGTTGCGGGAAAACACGCTTCGTCGAATACATGGCCTCTACCTTGCGATCCCCAGGTAACGGCACCGGGCCACCTCTGATTACCGTAGCTTGCCACGAAGATCTCACGGGCAGCGACTTGGTGGGACGCTACTTGATCAAGGGCGACGAAACGGTGTGGGTGGACGGCCCGCTCACGCAAGCCGTGCGACACGGCTCGATTTGCTACTTGGATGAAATCGTCGAGGCCCGGAAAGACACGATTGTGTTGATCCACCCTCTCACCGACCACCGCCGCATCCTTCCCATCGACAAGCGAGGGGAAATCCTCGAAGCGCACCCGGATTTTCTTCTCGTCATTTCCTACAACCCTGGCTACCAAAGTGTCCTCAAAGACCTGAAGCACTCCACGCGCCAGCGGTTTGTCACGATTGATTTCGACTACCCGCCGCGCGACAAGGAAGCACAAGTGATTGCGCACGAGTCCGGCATCGACATGGAGGCGGCGCTCACGCTGGCAACGCTGGGGGAAAAAGTTCGTCATCTCAAGGCCTCCGGACTCGAGGAAGGTGTCAGCACGCGCCTCCTCATCTACGCCGCACAACTGATGCAACGCGGTGTAGCCCCTCGTCGAGCATGCCGGGTGGCGGTCAGTGCTGCCCTGACAGATGACTCCGAGGCACAACGGGCAATGGACGAACTCGCTGCGGCCTTGTTCCCTTGAGCCTCGGGACCATCGAGTCCGATCTTCAAGAGAACCTTAAGCCAACCGGTTACGATGAGAAAGCCTGAAACTCCCCCGTGGGACGCCTTGCTGCCGCGTCCGAGTTCCCACCGCGTGCGCGCGCGAGTGCAAGCTCTGCCGCTGGAGTTCCAGCACTGGCTCGTGTCGCGAGCATCGGGGTACGAACGCTCGGCGCCCCGGCTCGTGGAGCAACTCTGCCGTGCCGCAGCGACGATTTACGAACATGCCGGAGCGGTAGGCTTCTCTGCGTGGCAGTTCGCGCTCGACAGCTTACAGTCGTATAGCCCAGCCACCCGCAGCGCCATCGAAGCGTTTCTCGCAGCCAGCGAGCGAAAGCCTGACCCAGAAACACTGTCGGCGTGGGTGACAGCGGCTCTCTCGCTCAGAGAAGTCTCCTCCCACTTGGTTGCCGAGTTTCTCGCCGCAACGGTGGATTTCGTCGGGCGGGTTCCGCGCGAGCGTCTCGTACAAGCCGCACAGGTTGCCGCGCAAACGGTCCCTACCGACCGGTGGCGTGCAGAGTTCGTCGCCCGCGCCTTTGTGGCCGCGCTAGCGAGCTGCATGAACGATCTCGACGCCGAGGCCCTTTCGCTGTGGTACTCGTTGGGAACACGGCTCCATCGGCCCGAGCGGGGCCGCTCCTTTTTTGCCTCGCTCCCAAAATCGCTCCTCCGCTGGGATGAAGAGGAGCAAAACCTCTTCTTGCGAGCGCTGCTGGAAATTTCGGGCCAAGAGGAGGCCGCCTGGGCACTGTATTGTCAGATCCCCGAGGCCGTCCGGCGTATGAGCCCCTCCTTGCGTCGCTGCGTCTTGCGGGCTTTCGCGCTCGGTGCGCCCGTTTCCGTGCGGCGGTGGGTGGAGCTCGCGCCAGTCCTTGGTGCCGTATTCGCACCCTTGTCTCCGTCGCAAAGGCACACGGCGGCTCGGGCAGCAGAGCAAGTCTCCTGCTCGTTGCCTGGCGCGGTCGCCGACCTTTTGCGGAGTCTCCCGCGAATTTTCGAACTCGCTCCCGAAGAGCGAGTGACACGGTGGGTGGAATGCGGCTTGGAGCTCTGCGCGGGCGAAGTTGCTTTGGGGCAAGCCTATTTCAGCCTCGATACCCGCACGAGCCGCGACGTGCTCGGGGCGTCACCCACCGCAGCGGTGTTCCACGAAGGGCAGCGATGGCTGCGCCAGTTGACGCAAATGCTCTCTGCCGTGCCCGTGGTGTTGCGACCCCAACCGGGATGGACGTTGCGGCCACCACTCGAAGGGATCTTCGAAGAGCACATCGCGGAGCTTCCCGACCGTATCGATTTCTTCCCCGCGCACGAGGACAATCTCGGCCTGTACCGCTTTCTCGTCATGCAAGTTGCCGGCCGATTTCTCTGCGGTACCGCCCCGCAGGCGCCGG
This sequence is a window from Candidatus Binatia bacterium. Protein-coding genes within it:
- the cbbQ gene encoding CbbQ/NirQ/NorQ/GpvN family protein, whose amino-acid sequence is MPVRFFAKHKHVNRIPYYLPVGDEVDIFRAAYECRLPVLLKGPTGCGKTRFVEYMASTLRSPGNGTGPPLITVACHEDLTGSDLVGRYLIKGDETVWVDGPLTQAVRHGSICYLDEIVEARKDTIVLIHPLTDHRRILPIDKRGEILEAHPDFLLVISYNPGYQSVLKDLKHSTRQRFVTIDFDYPPRDKEAQVIAHESGIDMEAALTLATLGEKVRHLKASGLEEGVSTRLLIYAAQLMQRGVAPRRACRVAVSAALTDDSEAQRAMDELAAALFP